One window from the genome of Mumia sp. ZJ1417 encodes:
- a CDS encoding DUF47 domain-containing protein: MRLRIRPTETSFYDLFTELANHLVDGANLLAKMLDASSDRDAVAKQLSEVEHAADDTTHAIINRVNQTFVTPFDREDIYKLASSLDDVMDFIEEAGDLVVLYELESMPSRMATMVEVIQRGCELTAEAMPRLRTMTDLSEYWIEINRLENQADRDYRRILAKLFSGEYKALEVLKLKDVVESLEDAVDALESVANTVEQIAVKES, from the coding sequence GTGCGGTTGCGTATCCGACCGACTGAAACATCCTTCTATGACCTCTTCACGGAGCTCGCGAACCACCTCGTGGACGGCGCGAACCTCCTGGCGAAGATGCTGGACGCGTCCTCCGATCGTGATGCTGTCGCCAAGCAACTGAGCGAGGTCGAGCACGCGGCCGACGACACGACACACGCGATCATCAACCGCGTCAACCAGACGTTCGTGACGCCGTTCGACCGTGAGGACATCTACAAGCTCGCCAGCAGCCTCGATGACGTCATGGACTTCATCGAAGAGGCGGGCGACCTGGTCGTCCTCTACGAGCTGGAGTCGATGCCGTCCCGGATGGCCACGATGGTGGAAGTGATCCAGCGAGGCTGCGAGCTCACCGCCGAGGCCATGCCGCGTCTGCGGACGATGACCGACCTGTCCGAGTACTGGATCGAGATCAACCGTCTCGAGAACCAGGCCGACCGTGACTACCGCCGGATCCTCGCCAAACTCTTCTCCGGCGAGTACAAGGCGCTCGAGGTCCTCAAGCTCAAGGACGTCGTCGAGTCCCTCGAGGACGCGGTCGACGCGCTCGAGTCCGTGGCCAACACGGTCGAACAGATCGCAGTCAAGGAGTCCTGA
- a CDS encoding inorganic phosphate transporter: MDLTLVMVVLVISVALIFDYTNGFHDAANAIATSVSTRALTPRIALVMAAIMNFIGAFLGTEVADTVGSIIAEGVEGDGNHGLTVVLSALVGAIVWNLITWYFGLPSSSSHALIGGLVGAGVASASTVEWNTVVDKVAIPMVISPVVGFSGAFLLMLAIMWIFRHRNPHRTMRGFRLAQTVSAAAMALGHGLQDAQKTMGVMFLALLAGGYVAADDGIPLWVKVGAATAISLGTYSGGWRIMRTLGRRIIHLDPARGFAAEATAAAVLYVMAIGLHAPVSTTHTITSSIMGAGATKRFSAVRWGVARGIVMAWIVTIPAAALVAAVTYWICALFLP; this comes from the coding sequence GTGGACCTCACCCTGGTCATGGTCGTCCTCGTCATCAGCGTTGCGCTGATCTTCGACTACACCAACGGCTTCCACGATGCGGCCAACGCGATCGCGACGTCAGTGTCCACCCGGGCACTGACACCGCGAATCGCTCTTGTGATGGCCGCGATCATGAACTTCATCGGAGCGTTCCTCGGCACCGAGGTCGCAGACACGGTTGGCAGCATCATCGCCGAAGGCGTCGAGGGCGACGGCAATCACGGCCTCACCGTCGTGCTCTCGGCGCTGGTCGGTGCGATCGTCTGGAACCTCATCACCTGGTACTTCGGGCTTCCGTCGTCCTCGTCCCACGCGCTGATCGGCGGCCTGGTCGGCGCCGGTGTCGCGTCGGCGAGCACCGTCGAGTGGAACACGGTGGTGGACAAGGTCGCCATCCCGATGGTGATCTCGCCGGTGGTCGGCTTCAGCGGCGCGTTCTTGCTCATGCTGGCGATCATGTGGATCTTCCGGCATCGCAACCCGCACCGGACGATGCGCGGGTTCCGGCTCGCGCAGACCGTCTCGGCCGCCGCGATGGCGCTCGGTCACGGTCTCCAGGACGCGCAGAAGACGATGGGCGTCATGTTCCTCGCGCTGCTCGCCGGTGGATACGTGGCAGCCGACGACGGCATCCCACTGTGGGTCAAGGTCGGCGCGGCCACAGCGATCTCGCTCGGGACGTACTCGGGCGGCTGGCGCATCATGCGTACCCTCGGGCGCCGCATCATCCACCTCGACCCGGCTCGCGGCTTCGCAGCCGAGGCGACGGCGGCAGCGGTGCTGTACGTGATGGCGATCGGTCTGCACGCTCCGGTCTCGACGACCCACACGATCACCTCGTCGATCATGGGCGCTGGCGCCACCAAGCGGTTCAGCGCCGTTCGTTGGGGCGTCGCGCGGGGCATCGTGATGGCGTGGATCGTGACGATCCCCGCCGCGGCGCTCGTGGCGGCGGTCACCTACTGGATCTGCGCACTGTTCCTGCCGTAG
- the pstB gene encoding phosphate ABC transporter ATP-binding protein PstB has protein sequence MRSVLRDSATTPATGASAAGTAPRPAAIGIDVEDLDIYYGDVHAVRGVTLAIPAQSVTAVIGPSGCGKSTFLRSLNRMHEVAPGARVEGTVRVDGRDLYAPGVDPVLVRREIGMVFQRPNPFPTMSIRDNVLAGVRLNGGRLKKDEAEALTERSLRGANLWDEVKDRLNRPGAGLSGGQQQRLCIARAIAVEPQVLLMDEPCSALDPISTSAIEDLIGQLKETYTIVIVTHNMQQAARVSDETAFFNLAGIGEPGQLIESGSTTKIFSNPDNPSTEAYITGRFG, from the coding sequence ATGCGATCCGTACTCCGCGACTCCGCCACGACGCCGGCAACCGGCGCGTCGGCCGCCGGCACCGCCCCCCGTCCCGCCGCGATCGGCATCGACGTGGAGGACCTCGACATCTACTACGGGGACGTCCACGCCGTCCGTGGCGTGACGCTCGCGATCCCGGCCCAGTCGGTGACGGCCGTGATCGGCCCGTCGGGATGTGGCAAGTCGACGTTCCTGCGCTCGCTCAACCGCATGCACGAGGTCGCCCCCGGCGCCCGCGTCGAGGGGACGGTCCGCGTCGACGGACGCGACCTGTACGCGCCGGGAGTCGACCCCGTGCTCGTACGCCGCGAGATCGGCATGGTCTTCCAGCGCCCAAACCCCTTCCCGACGATGTCGATCCGCGACAACGTCCTCGCCGGCGTACGCCTCAACGGCGGCCGACTCAAGAAGGACGAGGCCGAGGCGCTGACCGAGCGCTCGCTGCGTGGGGCGAACCTCTGGGACGAGGTCAAGGACCGTCTGAACCGTCCCGGTGCCGGGCTCTCGGGCGGCCAGCAGCAGCGGCTCTGCATCGCCCGCGCGATCGCCGTGGAGCCGCAGGTGCTGCTGATGGATGAGCCGTGCTCGGCACTCGACCCGATCTCGACCAGCGCGATCGAGGACCTGATCGGCCAGCTCAAGGAGACGTACACGATCGTCATCGTCACCCACAACATGCAGCAGGCGGCCCGGGTGTCCGACGAGACGGCGTTCTTCAACCTCGCCGGTATCGGCGAGCCCGGGCAGCTCATCGAGTCCGGGTCGACGACCAAGATCTTCTCGAACCCCGACAACCCCTCGACCGAGGCCTACATCACCGGCCGCTTCGGGTAG
- the pstA gene encoding phosphate ABC transporter permease PstA, whose translation MTTTAPPAPERDAAPTRLRSWHQPQLPRGSGWYALALAVVVASALHAGLDLPLVPSLLAGWAVVGIGFPILSYAIEGRRKAIDRLVTIGVSSAFALAMVPLVSILWTVLKNGLPVLSAEFFGYSMRNVVGEGGGIYHAIWGTVLITAAAAVMSVPLGLLTAVYLVEYGGDGRLAKAIRFLVDVMTGIPSIVAGLFAYALFVVFFGPGVRMGLAGAVALTVLMTPVVVRSCEEMLQLVPNELREAAYALGVPRWRAIVKVVLPTALAGLVTGITLAVARVIGETAPLLITVGITDSTNVNLFDGRMATLPVFTYSSIMSPGVPPEPSIARAWGAALVLMLIVMVLNLVARLVTYFFSPKDKR comes from the coding sequence ATGACCACGACCGCACCTCCTGCTCCCGAGCGCGACGCCGCACCCACGAGGCTGCGCAGCTGGCACCAGCCGCAGCTCCCGCGCGGATCCGGCTGGTACGCCCTGGCGCTCGCCGTCGTCGTCGCGTCGGCGCTACACGCCGGTCTCGACCTCCCCCTCGTCCCGTCCCTGCTGGCGGGCTGGGCCGTGGTCGGGATCGGCTTCCCGATCCTCTCGTACGCGATCGAGGGCCGGCGCAAGGCCATCGACCGGCTGGTCACCATCGGGGTCTCGAGCGCCTTCGCGCTGGCGATGGTGCCGCTGGTCTCGATCCTGTGGACCGTGCTCAAGAACGGGCTGCCGGTCCTCTCGGCGGAGTTCTTCGGCTACTCGATGCGCAACGTCGTCGGCGAGGGCGGCGGCATCTACCACGCGATCTGGGGCACGGTCCTCATCACCGCAGCCGCCGCGGTGATGTCGGTGCCGCTGGGTCTGCTCACGGCGGTCTACCTCGTCGAGTACGGCGGCGACGGGCGTCTCGCCAAGGCGATCCGCTTCCTCGTCGACGTCATGACCGGCATCCCGTCGATCGTCGCGGGCCTGTTCGCGTATGCCCTGTTCGTGGTGTTCTTCGGACCGGGGGTCCGGATGGGGCTCGCCGGCGCGGTCGCGCTGACCGTGCTGATGACGCCGGTCGTCGTCCGCTCCTGCGAGGAGATGCTCCAGCTCGTCCCGAACGAGCTGCGCGAGGCGGCGTACGCGCTCGGTGTGCCCCGCTGGCGGGCGATCGTGAAGGTCGTCCTTCCGACCGCGCTCGCGGGTCTGGTCACCGGGATCACGCTCGCCGTCGCGCGCGTGATCGGCGAGACCGCGCCGCTCCTCATCACGGTGGGGATCACCGACTCGACCAACGTCAACCTGTTCGACGGGCGCATGGCAACCCTGCCGGTGTTCACCTACAGCTCCATCATGAGCCCGGGAGTCCCGCCCGAGCCGTCCATCGCACGGGCCTGGGGTGCCGCACTCGTGCTGATGCTGATCGTGATGGTGCTCAACCTCGTGGCCCGACTCGTGACCTACTTCTTCTCTCCCAAGGACAAGCGATGA
- the pstC gene encoding phosphate ABC transporter permease subunit PstC yields MTDTSTPSPPRDTAEPAAAKGRFGDRMFLGLSKGAALAILAILAGVAIFLTAEGLPGITASPDEVKSGKTFLAFVLPLVFGTLWSATLALVIAVPLAVAVALFLTYYVPRRFGQTLGYVIDLLAAVPSVVFGLWGMRVLAGKLVGPYEWLEAHLGFLPFFGGPASATGRTILTAAIVLAVMILPIMTAIAREVFRQTPVLLEEAALALGATRWEMIRTVVLPHGRSGMIGGAMLGLGRALGETMAVAMVLSASGVITFNLISSTNPSTIPANIALQFNEASGLTVNALIASGLVLFLITFAVNVGARAVVNRRKEFSGANA; encoded by the coding sequence GTGACCGACACCTCCACCCCGTCCCCGCCGCGGGACACCGCCGAACCCGCCGCCGCCAAGGGCAGGTTCGGCGACCGCATGTTCCTGGGCCTGTCCAAGGGCGCCGCGCTGGCGATCCTTGCGATCCTCGCGGGCGTCGCGATCTTCCTGACCGCAGAAGGCCTGCCGGGGATCACCGCCTCACCCGACGAGGTCAAGAGCGGCAAGACGTTCCTGGCGTTCGTGCTCCCGCTCGTCTTCGGCACGCTCTGGAGCGCGACGCTGGCGCTCGTGATCGCGGTGCCGCTCGCGGTCGCTGTGGCGTTGTTCCTCACCTACTACGTCCCCCGCAGGTTCGGTCAGACCCTCGGCTACGTCATCGACCTGCTCGCCGCTGTCCCGTCGGTCGTCTTCGGTCTCTGGGGCATGCGGGTCCTCGCCGGCAAGCTCGTCGGGCCGTACGAATGGCTCGAGGCGCACCTCGGGTTCCTCCCGTTCTTCGGCGGCCCCGCCTCCGCGACCGGTCGCACCATCCTCACCGCCGCGATCGTGCTCGCCGTGATGATCCTGCCGATCATGACGGCCATCGCGCGCGAGGTCTTCCGCCAGACGCCGGTGCTCCTCGAGGAGGCGGCGCTCGCCCTCGGAGCGACCCGCTGGGAGATGATCCGCACGGTCGTCCTGCCGCACGGCCGCTCCGGGATGATCGGCGGCGCGATGCTCGGCCTCGGGCGTGCGCTCGGCGAGACGATGGCCGTCGCGATGGTCCTCTCGGCCTCCGGCGTCATCACCTTCAACCTCATCAGCTCGACGAACCCGAGCACGATCCCGGCCAACATCGCGCTGCAGTTCAACGAGGCCTCGGGGCTGACGGTGAACGCGCTGATCGCGTCCGGGCTGGTGCTCTTCCTCATCACCTTCGCCGTCAACGTCGGCGCGCGCGCCGTCGTGAACCGGCGCAAGGAGTTCTCGGGAGCCAACGCATGA
- the pstS gene encoding phosphate ABC transporter substrate-binding protein PstS, whose translation MNRTKLRVATPLALAAVAALTLSACGAGNEADATDDATESTLSGTLNGAGASSQEAAVASWKQGFQTANPDVTVNYDPAGSGAGREQFIAGGTDFAGSDAYLDDEELTAAEERCGSDVIEVPTYVSPIAVIYNLPGVDGLQLSADTLGKIFAGKLTTWDDAAIKADNPDATLPSSKITPVHRSDDSGTTENFTAYMAAAAPQSWTEGEVETWPIKGGEGAQGTSGVVATVQGGEGTIGYADASQAGSLGVASLKVGEEYVGPSPEAAAKILEASKQKEGRGDTHLVMDIDHTTTESGVYPAVLLSYQIACLQYDDEAKADLVKGWLSYVASSDGQQAAAEGAGSAPLTSALEERIADIVDGISAK comes from the coding sequence GTGAACCGCACCAAGCTCCGCGTCGCCACACCGTTGGCACTGGCCGCTGTCGCGGCACTGACCCTGTCCGCCTGCGGCGCGGGCAACGAGGCCGACGCGACCGACGACGCGACCGAGAGCACGCTCAGCGGCACGCTCAACGGCGCCGGCGCAAGCTCGCAGGAGGCGGCGGTCGCCTCGTGGAAGCAGGGCTTCCAGACCGCGAACCCCGACGTGACTGTCAACTACGACCCGGCAGGTTCAGGCGCCGGACGCGAGCAGTTCATCGCGGGCGGCACCGACTTCGCCGGCTCCGACGCCTACCTCGACGACGAGGAGCTGACGGCCGCCGAGGAGCGCTGCGGGTCCGACGTGATCGAGGTCCCGACGTACGTCAGCCCGATCGCCGTCATCTACAACCTCCCGGGGGTCGACGGCCTGCAGCTGTCGGCCGACACCCTCGGCAAGATCTTCGCCGGCAAGCTCACCACTTGGGACGACGCGGCCATCAAGGCCGACAACCCCGACGCCACCCTCCCGTCGTCGAAGATCACGCCGGTCCACCGCTCGGACGACTCGGGCACGACCGAGAACTTCACCGCCTACATGGCTGCGGCGGCGCCGCAGAGCTGGACCGAGGGCGAGGTCGAGACCTGGCCGATCAAGGGCGGCGAGGGCGCGCAGGGCACGTCCGGTGTCGTCGCGACCGTCCAGGGCGGCGAGGGGACGATCGGGTACGCCGACGCCAGCCAGGCCGGCAGCCTCGGTGTCGCGTCGCTCAAGGTGGGCGAGGAGTACGTCGGGCCGAGCCCCGAGGCCGCCGCCAAGATCCTCGAGGCGTCGAAGCAGAAGGAAGGCCGCGGCGACACGCACCTCGTGATGGACATCGACCACACCACGACCGAGTCGGGCGTCTACCCCGCGGTCCTGCTGTCGTACCAGATCGCGTGCCTGCAGTACGACGACGAGGCCAAGGCCGACCTCGTCAAGGGCTGGCTCTCGTACGTCGCCAGCTCCGACGGCCAGCAGGCTGCCGCCGAGGGCGCCGGCTCCGCCCCGTTGACGAGCGCGCTCGAGGAGCGCATCGCCGACATCGTCGACGGGATCTCGGCGAAGTGA
- a CDS encoding MerR family transcriptional regulator — MRVGELAEATGVAPRMLRYYEEQGLLTSHREPNGYRSYDDTSVERVRTVRSLIASGLPTRLVRIVLDVEALANAELPPSCSREFAEMMSAELTALEDKIACLTKSRDTVTRYLERTEHGDLVGAAHPA; from the coding sequence GTGCGTGTCGGAGAGCTCGCCGAGGCCACCGGGGTCGCACCCCGCATGCTTCGCTACTACGAGGAGCAGGGCCTGCTCACGTCCCACCGCGAGCCCAACGGCTACCGGTCGTACGACGACACCTCCGTGGAGCGGGTCCGTACGGTCAGGAGCCTCATCGCCTCCGGGCTGCCGACCCGCCTCGTCCGGATCGTGCTCGACGTCGAGGCGCTGGCCAACGCCGAGCTGCCACCCTCGTGCAGCCGCGAGTTCGCCGAGATGATGTCTGCCGAGCTCACCGCGCTCGAGGACAAGATCGCGTGCCTGACCAAGAGCCGCGACACCGTCACCCGCTACCTCGAGCGCACCGAGCACGGCGACCTCGTCGGCGCCGCACACCCCGCCTGA
- a CDS encoding MFS transporter, translating to MTQTMTTLPGMTRRTWAALLTLAGAAFATVTVELLPAGLLPSMADDLGVSRGSIGLLVTAWALTVAALSLPLERATRRLPRRAVMLGAVVVSAGAAVLAALAPAYGLLVVARIVAAAAHGLLWALLVPYAASIVDERHLGKAVSVVLVGPTAAGIVGVPLGTAAAELVGWRVVLVGAGVLLAVAAVALAKVLPRDTAPGASPEPTGTASAGRDRSLVRVAVTATLSALLLVGHFQVFTYVGPLVTRVAGMEPSALGGVLALFGATGALGLAIAGPLSDRYPRAALPGTAIAFALTVLALTALDTSTAAALVVIAVWGTMIGLLPPIFQATVMRIASPAARGAAGAVVVTALNLGIAAGAASGAWLLENRGADALAPVAAVMMTVAALGLTISAGRGARSRGPRPDGGAPRPDLQPARDRRRPR from the coding sequence ATGACACAGACGATGACAACTCTCCCGGGCATGACCCGCCGTACGTGGGCCGCGCTGCTGACCCTCGCCGGCGCGGCCTTCGCGACCGTGACCGTCGAGCTGCTCCCCGCCGGGCTCTTGCCCTCGATGGCCGACGATCTCGGGGTCTCGCGGGGCAGCATCGGGCTGTTGGTGACGGCGTGGGCGCTGACGGTCGCCGCCCTGAGCCTCCCGCTGGAGCGGGCCACCCGCCGCCTGCCTCGTCGTGCGGTGATGCTCGGTGCGGTGGTGGTGAGCGCGGGGGCCGCGGTGCTCGCCGCGCTCGCCCCGGCGTACGGGCTGCTGGTCGTCGCACGGATCGTCGCGGCTGCCGCCCACGGGCTCCTGTGGGCGCTGCTCGTCCCGTACGCGGCCTCGATCGTCGACGAACGGCACCTCGGCAAGGCGGTGTCGGTGGTCCTCGTCGGGCCGACCGCGGCGGGCATCGTGGGTGTACCGCTCGGCACGGCGGCAGCCGAGCTCGTCGGGTGGCGTGTGGTGCTCGTCGGCGCGGGCGTCCTCCTGGCCGTCGCCGCCGTCGCACTCGCGAAGGTGCTTCCTCGTGACACCGCCCCCGGCGCGAGTCCCGAGCCCACGGGCACCGCCTCGGCGGGCCGCGACCGCTCTCTCGTCCGCGTGGCCGTCACCGCGACCTTGAGTGCACTGCTGCTCGTCGGCCACTTCCAGGTGTTCACCTACGTCGGTCCGCTCGTGACGCGGGTGGCCGGCATGGAGCCCTCGGCGCTCGGCGGCGTCCTCGCGCTCTTCGGGGCCACCGGAGCGCTTGGGCTCGCCATCGCCGGACCGCTGTCGGACCGCTACCCGAGGGCCGCCCTCCCGGGGACCGCGATCGCCTTCGCGCTCACCGTGCTCGCCCTCACGGCGCTCGACACCAGCACCGCGGCCGCCCTGGTGGTCATCGCGGTCTGGGGAACGATGATCGGGCTGCTCCCGCCGATCTTCCAGGCGACGGTCATGCGGATCGCCTCGCCGGCGGCCCGCGGCGCCGCCGGGGCGGTCGTCGTCACCGCGCTCAACCTTGGGATCGCTGCGGGTGCCGCCTCCGGGGCCTGGCTGCTGGAGAACCGTGGCGCCGACGCCCTCGCCCCGGTCGCGGCAGTGATGATGACGGTGGCGGCGCTCGGTCTGACGATCAGTGCGGGTCGTGGCGCTCGATCGCGCGGACCTCGCCCCGACGGTGGTGCACCACGACCAGACCTGCAGCCGGCAAGGGATCGGCGTCGACCGCGCTAG
- a CDS encoding NUDIX hydrolase, with protein MNRPIRWSAGALVWRPAPGGSPTDLQVLLVHRPRHDDWTVPKGTVERGEVRPVTAVREVEEETGVTARLGVPLLELEYEYAPGRMKNVAYWAATAVRGDADAYEPNKEIDGVAWVPLTKAAKRLSYDSDRSVLDAFAERLSSGALDARTLLVVRHATARPRQRWRKDPLARPLSAEGKNEARGLRPLLAAYGVHHLRSSAALRCAATLSPYADALHRPIVLDHRLDEPREGGPEKKRPVAEAMAEAVDHKRPVVVCGHRPVLPRMLEVVGVDASAVDADPLPAAGLVVVHHRRGEVRAIERHDPH; from the coding sequence GTGAACCGGCCGATCCGATGGTCGGCCGGCGCCCTGGTGTGGCGCCCCGCGCCGGGAGGCTCGCCGACGGACCTGCAGGTCCTGCTGGTGCACCGCCCGCGCCACGACGACTGGACGGTGCCCAAGGGGACTGTCGAGCGGGGCGAGGTGCGGCCTGTCACCGCGGTGCGCGAGGTCGAGGAGGAGACCGGCGTGACCGCGCGGCTCGGCGTGCCGCTCCTCGAGCTCGAGTACGAGTATGCGCCGGGCCGGATGAAGAACGTCGCCTACTGGGCCGCCACCGCGGTGCGCGGCGACGCCGACGCGTACGAGCCCAACAAGGAGATCGACGGCGTCGCGTGGGTCCCGCTCACGAAGGCGGCCAAGCGACTCTCGTACGACTCCGACCGCAGCGTGCTCGACGCCTTCGCCGAACGTCTCTCGTCCGGGGCTCTCGATGCGCGCACGCTGCTCGTCGTCCGGCACGCGACCGCCCGGCCACGCCAGCGATGGCGCAAGGACCCGCTCGCCCGCCCGCTCAGCGCGGAGGGCAAGAACGAGGCGCGTGGGCTCCGCCCCCTGCTCGCGGCGTACGGGGTGCACCACCTGCGCTCGAGCGCCGCCCTGCGGTGCGCCGCCACGCTCAGTCCGTACGCCGATGCCCTGCACCGGCCGATCGTGCTCGACCACCGCCTCGACGAGCCCCGCGAGGGTGGTCCCGAAAAGAAGCGACCGGTCGCCGAGGCGATGGCCGAAGCCGTCGACCACAAGCGACCGGTCGTCGTCTGCGGCCACCGCCCCGTGCTTCCGCGGATGCTCGAGGTGGTCGGCGTGGACGCTAGCGCGGTCGACGCCGATCCCTTGCCGGCTGCAGGTCTGGTCGTGGTGCACCACCGTCGGGGCGAGGTCCGCGCGATCGAGCGCCACGACCCGCACTGA